Proteins encoded in a region of the Streptomyces sp. NBC_00258 genome:
- the eno gene encoding phosphopyruvate hydratase, translating to MPSIDVVVAREILDSRGNPTVEVEVGLDDGSTGRAAVPSGASTGAFEAVELRDGDPNRYLGKGVEKAVLAVIEQLGPELVGYDATEQRLIDQAMIDLDATDNKGSLGANAILGVSLAVAHAASEASDLPLFRYLGGPNAHLLPVPMMNILNGGSHADSNVDIQEFMIAPIGAESFSEAVRWGAEVYHTLKKVLKSRGLSTGLGDEGGFAPNLGSNREALDLILDAIKEAGYIPGQQVALALDVAASEFYKDGKYLFEGKERSAAEMTEYYEELVAAYPLVSIEDPLYEDDWAGWNVITEKLGDKVQIVGDDLFVTNPERLARGIEEGSANALLVKVNQIGSLTETLDAVEMAQRNGFKCMMSHRSGETEDVTIADLAVAVNCGQIKTGAPARSDRVAKYNQLLRIEEILDDAAVYAGRSAFPRFKG from the coding sequence GTGCCGTCCATCGACGTCGTCGTAGCCCGGGAAATCCTGGACTCCCGAGGCAACCCCACGGTCGAGGTCGAGGTCGGCCTCGACGACGGCAGCACGGGTCGTGCCGCCGTTCCGTCCGGCGCCTCCACCGGTGCCTTCGAGGCTGTTGAGCTCCGTGACGGAGACCCCAACCGCTACCTCGGCAAGGGTGTCGAGAAGGCCGTCCTCGCCGTCATCGAGCAGCTCGGCCCGGAGCTCGTCGGCTACGACGCCACCGAGCAGCGCCTCATCGACCAGGCCATGATCGACCTGGACGCCACCGACAACAAGGGCTCGCTCGGCGCCAACGCCATCCTCGGCGTCTCGCTCGCCGTCGCCCACGCCGCGTCCGAGGCGTCCGACCTCCCCCTCTTCCGCTACCTGGGCGGACCGAACGCGCACCTGCTGCCGGTCCCGATGATGAACATCCTCAACGGTGGGTCGCACGCCGACTCCAACGTCGACATCCAGGAGTTCATGATCGCCCCGATCGGCGCGGAGTCCTTCTCCGAGGCCGTGCGCTGGGGCGCCGAGGTCTACCACACCCTCAAGAAGGTCCTGAAGAGCCGCGGCCTGTCCACCGGCCTCGGCGACGAGGGCGGCTTCGCCCCGAACCTCGGCTCCAACCGCGAGGCGCTGGACCTGATCCTCGACGCGATCAAGGAGGCCGGTTACATCCCCGGCCAGCAGGTCGCCCTCGCGCTCGACGTCGCCGCCTCCGAGTTCTACAAGGACGGCAAGTACCTCTTCGAGGGCAAGGAGCGCTCCGCCGCCGAGATGACGGAGTACTACGAGGAGCTCGTCGCGGCCTACCCGCTCGTCTCCATCGAGGACCCGCTGTACGAGGACGACTGGGCCGGCTGGAACGTCATCACCGAGAAGCTGGGCGACAAGGTCCAGATCGTCGGCGACGACCTCTTCGTCACCAACCCGGAGCGCCTCGCCCGTGGCATCGAGGAGGGCTCCGCCAACGCCCTGCTCGTCAAGGTCAACCAGATCGGCTCGCTGACCGAGACCCTGGACGCCGTCGAGATGGCCCAGCGCAACGGCTTCAAGTGCATGATGTCCCACCGCTCCGGCGAGACCGAGGACGTCACGATCGCCGACCTCGCCGTCGCGGTGAACTGCGGCCAGATCAAGACCGGCGCCCCGGCCCGCTCGGACCGCGTCGCCAAGTACAACCAGCTGCTGCGCATCGAGGAGATCCTCGACGACGCGGCGGTGTACGCGGGCCGTTCGGCTTTCCCGCGCTTCAAGGGCTGA
- a CDS encoding ABC transporter permease, protein MFRTALRNVLAHKARLLMTVLAVMLGVAFVSGTLVFTDTFGNAYKNKSAKSFDHVSVAIQPEGGSYYESGDDGEAKKPPRLTDALLKKTQNLPGADSAIGGVMDFTALADKDGKLVGGDWGTSGANYYPGKDGKDPRYDFTEGAAPKSAGEIALDSRTAGRTGYKVGDTVRYSTDGPVRQARISGVFDTEDGSVLAGGSLVVFDNDTAMKVLGKSQYDEIDVKAAAGTSETALKSSVEKILPKETVALSGAQLSDDQEAMIEEQTSAMSQVLLIFAGIALFVGIFIIANTFTMLVAQRTKELALMRAIGASRRQVTRSVLIEAFLVGLAAAVTGFALGIGVAMGLESLMNSAGASLPDGPLVIAPTTIVVALVIGVVVTMLAAWLPGRRAAKIPPVAAMNSVHATPTTRGLVVRNTLGSIIVALGAVMLFMDDNYVKAGGAGVILVGVIVLTPLLSRPFIAASAPLLKPFGVTGKLSRLNAVRNPRRTASTASALMIGLTLITAMTVVATSMGSAINKMAADSLKADYTVSMANYQPLAPEIREKLDKLPDVEASSPLRPAYGELGDSYTEVSGVDEKAFGKLVSLDFTSGSLANLTGASTLVDKETADDEGLKTGDTVPVKFDDGETARLKVAGVYEQNEMLNGLFAPLAVVDPHLSKVTDQQVMVKMKDGVSDRAEDAIVKALGDNPAIKIQDKNAINNEIAGAINLMLNMLYGLLAMAILIAVLGVINTLAMSVFERKHEIGMMRAIGLDRAKVKQMVRLEAIIISLFGAVLGIGLGLFMGWVAGDSISGTVKTYTMEIPFGRIAVFLCIAGLVGVLAAMWPARSAAKLNPLMAIKSE, encoded by the coding sequence ATGTTCCGTACCGCCCTGCGCAACGTCCTCGCGCACAAGGCCAGGCTGTTGATGACCGTGCTCGCCGTCATGCTCGGCGTCGCCTTCGTCTCCGGCACCCTGGTCTTCACCGACACCTTCGGCAACGCCTACAAGAACAAGTCGGCGAAGAGCTTCGACCACGTCTCGGTCGCCATACAGCCCGAAGGCGGCTCCTACTACGAGTCCGGTGACGACGGCGAGGCCAAGAAGCCGCCGCGGCTGACCGACGCCCTCCTGAAGAAGACCCAGAACCTGCCCGGCGCCGACTCGGCGATCGGCGGCGTCATGGACTTCACCGCGCTCGCCGACAAGGACGGCAAGCTCGTCGGCGGCGACTGGGGCACTTCCGGTGCCAACTACTACCCCGGCAAGGACGGCAAGGACCCCCGCTACGACTTCACCGAGGGCGCGGCACCCAAGTCCGCCGGTGAGATCGCGCTCGACTCCAGGACCGCCGGACGCACCGGCTACAAGGTCGGTGACACGGTCCGCTACTCCACCGACGGACCGGTGAGGCAGGCGAGGATCAGCGGCGTCTTCGACACCGAGGACGGCAGCGTCCTCGCGGGCGGCAGCCTGGTGGTGTTCGACAACGACACCGCCATGAAGGTCCTCGGCAAGAGCCAGTACGACGAGATCGACGTGAAGGCCGCCGCGGGCACCTCCGAGACGGCGCTGAAGAGCTCGGTCGAGAAGATCCTGCCGAAGGAGACGGTCGCCCTCTCCGGTGCCCAGCTCTCCGACGACCAGGAGGCGATGATCGAGGAGCAGACCAGTGCGATGAGCCAGGTCCTGCTCATCTTCGCGGGAATCGCCCTGTTCGTCGGCATCTTCATCATCGCCAACACCTTCACCATGCTGGTCGCCCAGCGCACCAAGGAGCTGGCCCTGATGCGCGCCATCGGCGCCTCGCGCCGCCAGGTGACGCGCTCCGTGCTCATCGAGGCGTTCCTCGTGGGCCTGGCGGCCGCGGTCACCGGCTTCGCGCTCGGCATCGGCGTGGCCATGGGCCTGGAGTCCCTGATGAACTCCGCGGGCGCGTCCCTGCCCGACGGGCCGCTCGTCATCGCCCCGACCACGATCGTCGTCGCGCTGGTCATCGGCGTGGTCGTGACCATGCTGGCCGCCTGGCTGCCGGGCCGCCGCGCCGCGAAGATCCCGCCGGTCGCCGCGATGAACAGCGTCCACGCGACGCCGACCACGCGCGGTCTCGTCGTCCGCAACACCCTCGGCTCGATCATCGTCGCCCTCGGCGCGGTCATGCTGTTCATGGACGACAACTACGTGAAGGCCGGCGGCGCCGGAGTGATCCTCGTCGGTGTCATCGTCCTCACGCCGCTCCTGTCGCGCCCGTTCATCGCCGCGTCGGCCCCGCTCCTGAAGCCGTTCGGCGTCACGGGCAAGCTGTCCCGGCTCAACGCGGTGCGCAACCCGCGCCGCACGGCCTCCACCGCCTCGGCCCTGATGATCGGCCTGACCCTCATCACGGCGATGACGGTTGTCGCGACCTCCATGGGCAGCGCCATCAACAAGATGGCCGCGGACTCCCTGAAGGCCGACTACACCGTCTCCATGGCGAACTACCAGCCGCTGGCCCCCGAGATCCGCGAGAAGCTGGACAAGCTCCCCGACGTCGAGGCGAGCAGCCCGTTGCGCCCGGCCTACGGCGAGCTCGGCGACTCGTACACCGAGGTCTCCGGCGTCGACGAGAAGGCCTTCGGCAAGCTGGTGAGCCTCGACTTCACCAGCGGCTCCCTCGCGAACCTGACCGGCGCCTCCACCCTGGTCGACAAGGAGACCGCGGACGACGAGGGCCTGAAGACGGGTGACACCGTCCCGGTGAAGTTCGACGACGGCGAGACGGCCCGGCTGAAGGTCGCCGGCGTCTACGAGCAGAACGAGATGCTCAACGGTCTGTTCGCGCCGCTCGCCGTGGTCGACCCGCACCTGTCGAAGGTCACCGATCAGCAGGTCATGGTGAAGATGAAGGACGGTGTCTCCGACCGGGCCGAGGACGCCATCGTCAAGGCCCTGGGCGACAACCCCGCCATCAAGATCCAGGACAAGAACGCGATCAACAACGAGATCGCCGGCGCGATCAACCTGATGCTGAACATGCTCTACGGCCTCCTGGCGATGGCCATCCTGATCGCCGTCCTCGGTGTCATCAACACCCTGGCCATGTCGGTCTTCGAGCGGAAGCACGAGATCGGCATGATGCGGGCCATCGGTCTCGACCGCGCGAAGGTCAAGCAGATGGTGCGCCTGGAGGCGATCATCATCTCCCTGTTCGGTGCGGTGCTCGGCATCGGTCTCGGCCTCTTCATGGGCTGGGTGGCGGGCGACAGCATCTCCGGCACGGTGAAGACGTACACCATGGAGATCCCGTTCGGCCGGATCGCCGTCTTCCTCTGCATCGCGGGCCTGGTCGGCGTCCTCGCGGCGATGTGGCCGGCGCGCAGCGCGGCGAAGCTGAACCCGCTGATGGCGATCAAGAGCGAGTAG
- a CDS encoding SAM-dependent methyltransferase yields MQDAALRLKALMEQLLGAPLPVRIRAWDGSEAGPPEGPVLVVRNRRALRRLLWKPGELGMARAWVAGDLTVDGDLYAVLDVMAGLVWERGEDARTLRESLRDPDVRAAVWGLVRMAGPPLPPAPPHEEVRRRSHLHTKHSDRRAISHHYDVGNDFYEIVLGPSMVYSCAYWDSPDGTLEDAQHDKLGLVARKLDLKPGMRLLDVGCGWGSMAIHAAREYGVSVVGVTLSQEQAAYARKRVAEEGLTDRIEIRVQDYRDVTDGPYDAISSIGMAEHVGSDRYLEYARDLFALLKPGGRLLNHQIGRRPWGNESAYEIDEFIDAYVFPDGELAPIGGTVSGLEAAGFEVRDVESIREHYALTLRRWVANLEADWPNAVRLTSPGRARVWRLYMAASALAFERNRIGVNQVLAVKTPDTGTSGMPLRARSWR; encoded by the coding sequence ATGCAGGACGCGGCGCTGCGGCTGAAGGCGCTGATGGAGCAGTTGCTGGGAGCCCCGCTCCCGGTGCGCATTCGCGCCTGGGACGGTTCGGAGGCGGGCCCGCCCGAGGGCCCCGTACTCGTCGTACGGAACCGCCGGGCCCTTCGCCGACTGCTCTGGAAGCCCGGCGAACTGGGCATGGCCCGCGCCTGGGTCGCCGGGGACCTGACCGTGGACGGCGATCTCTACGCCGTCCTCGACGTCATGGCCGGGCTGGTGTGGGAGCGCGGCGAGGACGCCCGGACCCTGCGCGAGTCCCTCCGGGATCCCGACGTGCGGGCCGCCGTGTGGGGGCTCGTGCGGATGGCGGGGCCGCCACTGCCCCCCGCCCCGCCCCACGAGGAGGTGCGCAGACGCTCCCACCTGCACACCAAACACAGCGACAGACGGGCGATCAGCCACCACTACGACGTGGGGAACGACTTCTACGAGATCGTCCTCGGGCCGTCCATGGTCTACTCGTGCGCCTACTGGGACTCCCCGGACGGCACCCTGGAGGACGCCCAGCACGACAAGCTCGGACTGGTCGCCCGCAAGCTCGACCTGAAGCCGGGCATGCGGCTCCTCGACGTCGGCTGCGGGTGGGGTTCGATGGCCATCCACGCCGCCCGCGAGTACGGCGTGAGCGTCGTCGGCGTCACCCTGTCCCAGGAACAGGCCGCCTACGCCCGCAAGCGCGTCGCGGAGGAGGGACTCACCGACCGGATCGAGATCCGCGTCCAGGACTACCGCGACGTCACCGACGGTCCGTACGACGCGATCTCCTCCATCGGCATGGCCGAACACGTCGGCAGCGACCGCTATCTGGAGTACGCGCGGGATCTGTTCGCCCTCCTCAAACCGGGCGGACGGCTCCTCAACCACCAGATCGGGCGTCGGCCGTGGGGCAACGAATCGGCGTACGAGATCGACGAGTTCATCGACGCGTACGTCTTCCCGGACGGCGAGCTCGCGCCGATCGGCGGGACCGTGAGCGGGCTGGAGGCGGCCGGGTTCGAGGTCCGTGACGTCGAGTCGATCCGTGAGCACTACGCGCTCACGCTGCGCCGCTGGGTCGCCAACCTGGAGGCGGACTGGCCGAACGCGGTCCGGCTCACCAGCCCCGGCCGGGCCCGGGTCTGGCGGCTCTACATGGCCGCCTCGGCGCTCGCCTTCGAGCGCAACCGCATCGGCGTGAACCAGGTGCTGGCGGTGAAGACCCCGGACACCGGCACCTCGGGGATGCCGCTGCGCGCCCGCTCCTGGCGGTAG
- a CDS encoding Ppx/GppA phosphatase family protein, translated as MTRVAAIDCGTNSIRLLVADADPATGELVDLDRRMTIVRLGQGVDRTGRLAPDALDRTFAACREYAAIVKEHGAERLRFVATSASRDAENRDEFVRGVLDILGVEPEVISGDQEAEFSFTGATKELTGRDGLAKPYLVVDIGGGSTEFVVGEDQVRAARSVDIGCVRMTERHLVHDGVVSDPPAPEQIEAIRADIEAALDLAEESVPLREARTLVGLAGSVTTVSAIAQDLPEYDSEAIHHSRVSYDRVREITERLLSATHAERAAIPSMHPGRVDVIGAGALVLLSVMERIGADEVVVSEHDILDGIAWSVA; from the coding sequence ATGACTCGCGTCGCTGCCATCGACTGCGGTACCAACTCGATCCGGCTGCTCGTCGCGGACGCGGACCCGGCGACGGGGGAACTCGTCGACCTGGACCGCCGGATGACGATCGTCCGCCTGGGCCAGGGCGTCGACCGGACGGGCCGCCTCGCCCCGGACGCGCTGGACCGAACCTTCGCGGCCTGCCGCGAGTACGCGGCGATCGTCAAGGAACACGGCGCGGAGCGACTCCGCTTCGTGGCGACCTCCGCCTCCCGCGACGCCGAGAACCGCGACGAGTTCGTACGGGGAGTCCTCGACATCCTGGGCGTCGAGCCCGAGGTCATCTCCGGCGACCAGGAGGCGGAGTTCTCGTTCACGGGCGCCACCAAGGAGCTGACGGGCCGGGACGGCCTCGCCAAGCCCTACCTCGTGGTGGACATCGGCGGCGGCTCCACGGAGTTCGTCGTGGGTGAGGACCAGGTCCGCGCCGCCCGCTCGGTCGACATCGGCTGCGTACGGATGACGGAACGACACCTCGTGCACGACGGCGTGGTCAGTGACCCGCCCGCGCCGGAGCAGATCGAGGCGATCCGCGCCGACATCGAGGCGGCCCTCGACCTCGCCGAGGAGTCCGTGCCGCTGCGCGAGGCTCGTACGCTCGTCGGGCTCGCCGGATCCGTGACCACCGTCTCGGCGATCGCCCAGGACCTCCCGGAGTACGACTCCGAGGCCATCCACCACTCCCGGGTCTCCTACGACCGGGTCCGCGAGATCACCGAGCGGCTGCTGTCGGCCACCCACGCCGAGCGTGCCGCGATCCCCTCGATGCACCCGGGCCGGGTCGACGTCATCGGCGCCGGCGCCCTCGTACTGCTCTCCGTGATGGAGCGGATCGGGGCGGACGAGGTGGTCGTGAGCGAGCACGACATCCTCGACGGCATCGCGTGGTCCGTGGCCTAG
- a CDS encoding DUF501 domain-containing protein: MQTPPPPTPRTEPTDADVEAFKQQLGRPPRGLRAIAHRCPCGQPDVVETAPRLPDGTPFPTTYYLTCPRAASAIGTLEANGVMKEMTDRLATDPELAAAYRAAHEDYIARRDSIEVLEGFPSAGGMPDRVKCLHVLVAHSLAAGPGVNPLGDEALAMLPEWWRKGACVVPTEA, encoded by the coding sequence ATGCAAACGCCCCCGCCGCCCACCCCGCGCACCGAGCCGACCGACGCGGACGTCGAGGCCTTCAAGCAGCAGCTCGGTCGGCCGCCGCGCGGGTTGCGCGCGATCGCGCACCGCTGTCCGTGCGGGCAGCCGGACGTCGTCGAGACGGCTCCCCGGCTGCCGGACGGGACTCCCTTCCCGACGACGTACTACCTGACGTGTCCGCGGGCGGCCTCCGCCATCGGGACGCTGGAGGCGAACGGTGTCATGAAGGAGATGACGGACCGGCTCGCCACGGATCCCGAGCTGGCGGCCGCGTACCGGGCGGCGCACGAGGACTACATCGCTCGGCGTGACTCCATCGAGGTGCTCGAAGGCTTTCCGAGCGCGGGCGGTATGCCGGACCGGGTGAAGTGCCTCCACGTCCTGGTCGCCCACTCCCTGGCCGCCGGGCCGGGGGTGAACCCCTTGGGGGACGAGGCACTCGCGATGCTGCCGGAGTGGTGGCGCAAGGGCGCGTGCGTGGTGCCCACCGAGGCCTGA
- a CDS encoding NAD(P)/FAD-dependent oxidoreductase: MSTTERPRILVVGGGYVGLYAARRILKKMRYGEATVTVVDPRSYMTYQPFLPEAAAGSISPRHVVVPLRRVLPKAEVLTGRVTTIDQDRKVATIAPLVGEAYELPFDYLVIAMGAVSRTFPIPGLAEQGIGMKGIEEAIGLRNHVLEQLDKADSTTDEDVRRKALTFVFVGGGFAGAETIGEVEDMARDAAKYYSNVSREDMRFILVDAADKILPEVGPKLGQYGKEHLEGRGVEVYLSTSMDSCVDGHVVLKNGLEVDSNTIVWTAGVKPNPVLSRFGLPLGPRGHVDTQTTLQVQGTDYVWAAGDNAQVPDLVGRKAGNENAWCPPNAQHALRQARVLGDNVISGMRGFPQKDYSHANKGAVAGLGLHKGVAMIVMGKMKIKLKGRLAWYMHRGYHGLAMPTWNRKIRVFADWTLAMFLKREVVSLGAMETPREEFYEAAKPAPAAAAAKAEPVSAASAAKTEEKAKAS; encoded by the coding sequence ATGAGCACCACGGAGCGTCCCAGGATCCTCGTAGTAGGCGGTGGGTACGTAGGCCTGTACGCAGCTCGGCGCATTCTCAAGAAGATGCGCTATGGCGAGGCGACCGTCACGGTCGTCGACCCCCGGTCGTACATGACCTACCAGCCCTTCCTCCCCGAAGCCGCCGCCGGCAGCATTTCGCCTCGGCACGTCGTCGTCCCGCTGCGACGCGTGCTGCCCAAGGCGGAAGTTCTGACCGGCCGGGTCACGACCATCGACCAGGACCGCAAGGTCGCCACGATCGCCCCCCTCGTGGGTGAGGCGTACGAGCTGCCTTTCGACTACCTCGTCATCGCGATGGGCGCGGTCTCGCGCACCTTCCCGATCCCCGGCCTCGCCGAGCAGGGCATCGGTATGAAGGGCATCGAGGAGGCCATCGGCCTGCGCAACCACGTGCTCGAGCAGCTGGACAAGGCCGACTCCACGACTGACGAGGACGTCCGCCGCAAGGCGCTCACGTTCGTCTTCGTCGGCGGTGGCTTCGCGGGCGCGGAGACCATCGGTGAGGTCGAGGACATGGCCCGCGACGCGGCCAAGTACTACAGCAACGTGTCGCGCGAGGACATGCGGTTCATCCTCGTCGACGCCGCGGACAAGATCCTTCCCGAGGTCGGCCCGAAGCTCGGCCAGTACGGCAAGGAGCACCTCGAAGGACGTGGGGTCGAGGTCTACCTCTCCACCTCCATGGACTCCTGCGTCGACGGCCACGTGGTGCTGAAGAACGGCCTCGAGGTCGACTCCAACACCATCGTGTGGACGGCCGGCGTCAAGCCCAACCCGGTGCTCTCCCGGTTCGGCCTGCCGCTCGGTCCCCGTGGTCACGTGGACACGCAGACCACGCTCCAGGTGCAGGGCACGGACTACGTCTGGGCCGCCGGCGACAACGCCCAGGTGCCTGACCTCGTCGGCCGCAAGGCCGGCAACGAGAACGCCTGGTGCCCGCCGAACGCGCAGCACGCGCTCCGTCAGGCCCGCGTCCTCGGCGACAACGTGATCTCCGGTATGCGGGGCTTCCCGCAGAAGGACTACAGCCACGCCAACAAGGGTGCGGTCGCCGGTCTGGGCCTGCACAAGGGCGTCGCGATGATCGTCATGGGCAAGATGAAGATCAAGCTCAAGGGTCGTCTTGCCTGGTACATGCACCGGGGCTACCACGGGCTGGCCATGCCGACGTGGAACCGGAAGATCCGTGTCTTCGCGGACTGGACTCTCGCGATGTTCCTGAAGCGTGAGGTCGTCTCGCTCGGGGCCATGGAGACTCCTCGTGAGGAGTTCTACGAGGCTGCGAAGCCGGCGCCGGCGGCTGCCGCCGCGAAGGCTGAGCCGGTGTCCGCGGCTTCGGCCGCCAAGACCGAGGAGAAGGCCAAGGCCTCCTGA
- a CDS encoding FtsB family cell division protein, whose product MAVKDRDRFSTSTRLRLLGEQTAARVYRSQTKRQARRSRLTGRAALLALVLCTLVVALAYPIRQYVSQRAEVADLQREREQARQRVEQLRDLKARWQDDAYAEQRIRERLHYVMPGETGYIVIDPDAAKKTRTDQTAADRAWYANVWDGVDKADAADR is encoded by the coding sequence ATGGCCGTGAAGGACCGCGACCGGTTCTCCACCTCGACCAGGCTGAGGCTGCTCGGTGAGCAGACCGCCGCCCGTGTCTACCGCTCGCAGACCAAGCGCCAGGCCCGCCGCTCGCGCCTCACCGGCCGGGCTGCTCTGCTCGCCCTCGTCCTGTGCACGCTCGTGGTGGCTCTCGCCTATCCCATAAGGCAGTACGTCTCCCAGCGCGCCGAGGTCGCCGACCTCCAGCGCGAGCGGGAGCAGGCCCGGCAGCGGGTCGAGCAGCTGCGCGACCTCAAGGCGCGGTGGCAGGACGACGCGTACGCCGAGCAGCGCATCAGGGAGCGGCTGCACTACGTGATGCCGGGCGAGACCGGCTACATCGTGATCGACCCCGACGCCGCGAAGAAGACGCGTACGGATCAGACCGCGGCCGACCGGGCCTGGTACGCCAACGTCTGGGACGGCGTCGACAAGGCAGACGCCGCCGACAGGTGA